Sequence from the Clostridium saccharobutylicum DSM 13864 genome:
AATAATTTTACAGCAACAGCACAAGAAACGAGTGCCATGGCAGAAGAATTGACCAAACTTGTAGAAAAGTTTAAAATATGAGGTGATAAGTGATGGAAAATAACAATAATATATATATACCGAAGGATTTTATTGTAGATGAAGTGGCAGCGTTTAGAGTTGAAATAAATAAGTTAATAGATGAAGGTCAAAAAAATTTCACTTTTGATTTTAGTAAATGCGATTTTATAGATAGTACAGGTCTTGGAGCGTTAGTGTTTATTTATAAAAAGTGTTCAGAAAAGGGCGGAAGTGTTAAGCTAAAATCATTAAAAGCAGATGTGGAAAAATTATTTAAGTTGACAAGATTAGATAAGGTATTTGAAATATATCCATAAGAAATATATGAAATAGTTTTTTAGGTATAGGAAGGAAAATCGAGCTATCGCACAAAGAATAAAAACTGCAATATATTGTATGAAATTTTTGAAATTTAAAGTAATATATTGCGGTTGAATTTTTTAATGCGACAGCTCTATTTTTAAAAGTTTTAGGTACATGGAAATAAGAAAAAAGTCAAAAGCTGACATTAATATTTTCAATCAGGCAAGGAGGAAAATTGTGCTCATAGTGGGATAGTAGGTCAATTTTTCGAAGAAATATGATGAGAAATAAGCTGGCAAATGGACTTGTTATTTATTTGATTGTGTCTTAAGAGTATGAGTAATTAAAATTGAAAGGACTTTTAGTCTATGTGTAGAAAAGAAAAAGTATCGAAGACTAATATAAGAATAAATCAGCTTACAAAGGCTAGAACAGAACATGAGCTAATAGAAAAAGAATTGAATGAAATATTAAATGGAATTCCTGATGTAGTAAAAGTATATAATCCTGATTATACAATATCTTTTTTTAATGATGCTGGATATAAATTTTATAATATTGATGCAGAAGATATAAAAGGGAAAAGGTGTTATGAAATTCTAGGAAGAACAGAAAAATGTATTGATTGTTCATGTGAAGAAGCTGTTCAAAAGAAAAAAATGATATACAAAGAAAGATATGTTCAGGAATTAAATAAATTTATGGATATCTGTTATAATCCAATTCTTGATGAAAATGGAGAAATAATATATATTGTTGAGAGACTTAGTGATGTCACAGAAAAAAAGGTTCTTCAGAAGAGCCTAGAGGAACGTGAAGAAAGATATAAAGCAGCTATTAATAGTATACCAGATCCTGTAGTAGTAATATTAGATAATATAATTGTTTTGGCAAACAGAGAAGCATGTAGTTTAGTTAATTTAGATTATGATAAGCTTATTGGAACTAATATATTTAAGCATTTTCCAAAGAAATATGTAAGATCTGTGCATGCGAGATATAAAAGGATATTAGCATATAAGAAGATGAAAGATATTGTAGAGTATGATTTTAATCATCCTAATAATAAAACAGCTAATTTGCAAATCTCTCACAGCTACATATTATATGATGGAAAACCAGCCATTATAGCAGTTATAAGAGATATAACTGAAATTAGGAATGAATTAAATAAAGCAGCTGAATTACAAAGAAAAACTCTGCAAAATGACTTCCCTGCTAAAGAATTTATTGATATAAATTTGGTGTATGTACCAGCTAATATAGTTAGTGGTGATTTCTATCGTATATATAAAATTAATGATGAGCTAATTATAGGTATGATTACAGATGTTAGAGGAAAAGGTATCTCAGCTGCACTTAGCATATCAGCATTTGATGTTTTATGTTTTCAGGAATTGCAAAATACACATGAACCTATTGAAATAATTAATAATTTAAATAAAAAATTAGTAGATTATTATGAAGAAAATTACATTGCAGCATGTTGTTTTAGTATGGATTTCAATAAAAAGGAACTTAAGGCAGTTGGAGCAGGGATAAATCAATTTATTTTCCAAAGAGAAAGTGTTCAGGAGAAAATTGTTGAAGGAGCCTTTTTGGGAATGTTTAAAGACAGTGAATTTTCTGAACAAGTTATTTCATTTCAAAAAGGTGATAAATTTTTCTTTTTTACTGACGGTTTGGAGTTTATATTAGATGAAGATAAAATTATACAAACATATATGGAAGACGTAAGCACATTGCAATTTAAGAATTATCTTGATGCATTCTTAAACGATACAATACTGGAAAAAGGTAAATTAAAAGATGATTGCACTATGCTTGGAATAGAAATACTTTAATCTAAAATACTTACTTTCTGGGTTGAAGTACATTTCAAACAATATTAATTAAGAGCAATTTAGAGATATATCCAAATTGCCCTTTTTGTATTTATTGAGAGTGTAAAAGCTACGAAATATTCATGTCAGTTTTCATTTGCTAAACAATTATTTACCCAGCTAATGAAGTTATCTACACTATTACCTGTGCGTTCTGCCATAGTATGAGGTTGGCCCCAAACAGCAGCAAAATCAACATTTTTTACACCGTCATAATTTTGTAGTGCAAGTTTTAAGTTTGTTTCAACAGTTAAGGTTGTGTCTGTTTGATTTATTCCAGTACGGATTCTCCAGTATTTTGCAACTGTGGAATTCTTGTTTGTTAGATAATACATTGGACTGTACATATTAACGCGGGTTACCATATCAGTTCCAATACTATCCTTTGATTTTAAAGCATCTGCAAATGCTGTTACATATGAAGAGTCCCAATTGTTATACTTTGAATAAGTAGAAGCATTTTGGGATAATAAATTTGATTCAACAGAATCAAAATGTGATATCGGAGACAGCCCATTTCCAAATAAATTGTTTTCTACACGACCAAAACCTACATTATCAAAAGCTCCAACAGGTTTAGTTGCATTCTTACAATGCTTTACAAAAGATTCAATGCTTGTAATCTTTGCAGTATTAGTTCTTACATCGTAAGTAACCCAATTCTCGTCAGTATTTAAAGAATTAATATAATCTTGTGCTGTGTGATATATTTTTGTATCTGATATTGTATTGTTATTTGCACCAGGAGCATCGTCTTGATTTTGAGCAATGTCTTGGCCAGGAGCTCTACCTTCACCACGTCTGCCTGCTAAATTTCCTATACCCCCTCCAGATGGACCAGTATTTCTAATTTGAATAGTAGCGGCTTTTGGTGTATATGGGAAAGTCGTATCACTTAGGAAATTGTTTAATGAGGTTTCGATTTGGCTTAGTATATAATCGTAATATGTTCCTGAATTATATATTCCAGAATTTGATTGTGAAAGTGTAAGAGCAATTCCATCTTCTCATTTTAAACCGAGTTTGTTAAGATAAGATGCGAATTCATTTGCCATATCTTTAGATAATGCTGAAGTAAATTTAGAACTATCTCTTGTATTTGTAGAAAAATATTGTCCCATATTCCATTCATATGCTTCATCAGCATAATCGAGACTAGTAACTGGGCACCAAGCCATGGAACCTTCTATTGCATCGCTAATGCTATTTCCGCTTTCATCAGTCATAGCAGCCCCAATACATTCTAAGTATGGATAGTAATCTTTACTATCTCCTGTTGCGCCCATTAGAGCACTTTGAGCTCCGCCTCCGCTCATAACATAGGTAAAGAATCTATCTGTATCTCTCGGTAAAAGAGATTCATTGAAACGATAATAACGTACTGCAGCTTTTATGTCAGTTATTCCTCAAGGAGCACCTCCACTGTAGCTTTGGTCAGTATTAGTAGTTCTCATAATATTATCTCTACCTCTAATACCAGGAAGAATATATACATATCCTGCTTTCAGATAACTTGCTATAGAATTATAGTTATATGAAGTTGGAGCAGCTTGATTCATATAGCCTGGTGTGTTTATTGGCAATATAATAGGAGCTGTTTCTGATGTATATCCATTTAACTCACCAGATGTATTTATTTTACAGATGTATGTTCCCTCACTATTTTTTATTCCGGTCATATACTTACCTGGAACGTAAATTCCCATAGTTTCATTTTGAGCTGTTCCAGGAGTGGAGCAATATGGTACACCGATTCTCCAATACACATCATTTGTGGAGTCATAGTTCCACTTTGTTGTATCAAACTTCAAAGCTTGATTATCCTGTTGGTAGGTACTTGTACTCTTATTATCTGTGGATATTTTTTTTGCAGTTTTGTTACATATATACAGTGTCATAGTTAGTTCAGCAGCTAATAATGAAGAAATAGTTGTTTTTCTTAAAATCATGATTTCTCTCCTTTATTCTCAAGTATTTTCTATAAAAATATATCTATGTATAATAAATGTATTTTTTATTTTGTATTTCTTGAGATTATTATAAAAATGAAACTTAGAATAACATTGAATTTATCTTAGAGTTTTATTAGAAGAATTATTGTTATGAAAATAAACGGCTTTTAAATATATTGTAAATTTTGAATCTTGGTTGACTTTGCTATCTACTTCAATTTTATCATTATATTCATCTGTATGCTGAGAAGCATTATTTACAAGATTGATAAAAATGTGTTTGATTTGATAGGAATTTGAAATTAACCATACATCTTATACATAAATATTAAGTTCACTTCTGTGATTAGGCTTTTAATTTCAATTTGGTTAATGTCCATATTTATTCGTGTATCAAGCTTGTCATCATTAATTTTTACTATGGCAGATATAATTTTATATATACTCCCAAATTTTACAATGATATAATATTAAGGTAAAACATATTAGAATTATTATTCAAAATACTTGGGGGGCTTTATAAATGAATTTTAAATTTTCGGATAATCTAAATTATTTTCAAACTGGAATCTTTAATGTATTAAATGATAAAAAGGATGAACTTATAAGAAATAACCAAAAGGTGTTTAATTTATCGGTTGGAACACCTGATTTTAAA
This genomic interval carries:
- a CDS encoding STAS domain-containing protein, which translates into the protein MENNNNIYIPKDFIVDEVAAFRVEINKLIDEGQKNFTFDFSKCDFIDSTGLGALVFIYKKCSEKGGSVKLKSLKADVEKLFKLTRLDKVFEIYP
- a CDS encoding SpoIIE family protein phosphatase: MCRKEKVSKTNIRINQLTKARTEHELIEKELNEILNGIPDVVKVYNPDYTISFFNDAGYKFYNIDAEDIKGKRCYEILGRTEKCIDCSCEEAVQKKKMIYKERYVQELNKFMDICYNPILDENGEIIYIVERLSDVTEKKVLQKSLEEREERYKAAINSIPDPVVVILDNIIVLANREACSLVNLDYDKLIGTNIFKHFPKKYVRSVHARYKRILAYKKMKDIVEYDFNHPNNKTANLQISHSYILYDGKPAIIAVIRDITEIRNELNKAAELQRKTLQNDFPAKEFIDINLVYVPANIVSGDFYRIYKINDELIIGMITDVRGKGISAALSISAFDVLCFQELQNTHEPIEIINNLNKKLVDYYEENYIAACCFSMDFNKKELKAVGAGINQFIFQRESVQEKIVEGAFLGMFKDSEFSEQVISFQKGDKFFFFTDGLEFILDEDKIIQTYMEDVSTLQFKNYLDAFLNDTILEKGKLKDDCTMLGIEIL